In a single window of the Gloeocapsa sp. DLM2.Bin57 genome:
- a CDS encoding Hsp70 family protein: MDKLDNLTLSYAIDFGTSNTVISRWNSVNQQPEIITLPGLSGKLADNPPIIPSLVYVQDAQTPQLFLGQQVKDQGLDLRHSPRYFAGFKRGIGASIQGFLPELDSIPISFEKLGQWYLQGILANLQQQTPENPSCLVLTVPVDSFESYRRWLSGVCQTWSVEQIKIIDEPTAAALGYGATTEDLVLVIDFGGGTVDFSLVKLDNPQTNQGLLLKWGSQLISQNTPKKAKLAKVLAKAGKNLGGIDLDNWLVDYFVEKQGLTSSSLVNRLCERLKIQLSTQENATEVYFDDQSFTTYELSLDQGTFNHILQEREFFSQLDELLTQVLQQGKRNGIDKDNIGAVLLVGGTVKIPAVQNWIAQYFTPAQIRCDRPLEAIALGALQLTQGRELRDFLYHSYGIRYWDRRKQAHNWHALINSGQPYPMDQPLELLLGASWDNQPSVELVIGELGSEIGATEVYFQGDRLVTRSLTPGQTQVQPLNDQEGAKTIARLEPPGNPGSDRLKVLFWVDEQRYLRITVEDLLTEAVLLSNQIVAELR; encoded by the coding sequence ATGGATAAATTAGACAATCTGACTCTATCTTACGCTATTGATTTTGGTACTAGTAATACGGTTATTTCCCGCTGGAATTCGGTTAACCAGCAACCAGAAATAATTACTTTACCGGGATTGTCTGGGAAATTAGCTGATAATCCGCCCATTATTCCTAGTCTAGTCTATGTACAAGACGCTCAAACACCCCAATTGTTCCTAGGACAACAGGTTAAAGATCAAGGGTTGGACTTGCGTCATTCACCTCGCTATTTTGCTGGTTTTAAACGGGGTATTGGTGCGAGTATCCAGGGGTTTTTACCTGAACTTGACTCGATACCCATTAGCTTTGAAAAGTTAGGTCAATGGTATCTCCAAGGGATTCTCGCTAATTTACAACAACAAACCCCAGAAAACCCCTCTTGTTTGGTATTAACCGTACCTGTGGATAGTTTTGAGAGTTACCGTCGTTGGTTGTCGGGTGTTTGTCAAACTTGGTCGGTAGAACAAATTAAAATTATTGATGAACCTACCGCAGCGGCTTTAGGTTACGGAGCAACCACAGAAGATCTGGTCTTAGTTATTGACTTTGGGGGGGGAACTGTTGATTTTTCCTTAGTTAAGTTGGATAATCCCCAAACTAATCAAGGTTTATTACTTAAATGGGGAAGTCAACTGATTAGTCAAAATACTCCGAAAAAAGCCAAACTAGCTAAGGTTTTGGCAAAAGCTGGTAAAAATCTCGGGGGAATCGACCTAGATAATTGGTTGGTTGATTACTTTGTCGAAAAACAAGGATTAACCTCTTCTTCTCTAGTTAATCGTCTCTGTGAAAGGTTAAAGATACAACTCTCTACTCAGGAAAACGCTACTGAGGTTTATTTTGATGACCAGAGTTTCACAACTTATGAACTGAGTTTAGATCAAGGTACTTTTAATCATATTCTGCAAGAACGAGAATTTTTTAGTCAGCTTGATGAGTTGTTGACTCAGGTTTTACAACAGGGAAAACGTAATGGTATTGACAAAGACAATATTGGTGCGGTTTTATTGGTAGGAGGAACAGTAAAAATACCCGCAGTGCAAAACTGGATTGCACAGTATTTTACACCCGCACAAATTCGCTGCGATCGCCCTCTAGAAGCTATTGCCCTAGGTGCTTTACAATTAACCCAAGGCAGAGAATTGCGCGATTTTCTCTATCATAGTTATGGTATCCGTTATTGGGATCGTCGTAAACAAGCTCATAATTGGCATGCTTTAATTAATAGTGGACAACCCTACCCTATGGATCAACCCTTAGAATTACTCCTGGGTGCTTCTTGGGACAATCAACCTAGTGTAGAATTGGTCATCGGGGAATTAGGGAGTGAAATTGGCGCTACTGAAGTATATTTCCAAGGCGATCGCCTGGTTACTCGTTCTCTAACTCCAGGTCAAACTCAGGTACAACCTCTCAATGACCAAGAGGGAGCAAAAACAATCGCACGTTTAGAACCTCCCGGTAATCCAGGCAGCGATCGCCTGAAAGTCTTATTCTGGGTTGATGAACAACGCTATCTACGGATTACTGTAGAAGATTTACTCACCGAAGCGGTACTCTTATCTAATCAAATTGTGGCTGAATTAAGATAA
- a CDS encoding J domain-containing protein has translation MTNPGNNYYQILGLHPSASNLEVRRQYRELSKQFHPDTTTLPKAIAKTKFQELNQAYATLSNPDKRSLYDLQIGYSRLNVIQAPPSYNQDNHSVYTGPSDRPLSAGEIFALFLLVSTFVGCLLLALVVAIVRGDSLSIT, from the coding sequence GTGACTAATCCTGGGAATAACTATTATCAAATTTTGGGACTTCATCCCTCTGCTTCTAATCTAGAAGTTCGTCGTCAATACCGCGAATTAAGTAAACAGTTTCACCCAGATACCACCACCTTACCTAAAGCGATCGCTAAAACTAAATTTCAAGAACTTAATCAAGCTTACGCAACCTTAAGCAACCCTGACAAACGCTCTCTCTATGACCTGCAGATTGGTTATTCCCGTTTGAACGTGATTCAAGCACCCCCTAGCTATAATCAGGATAATCACTCTGTCTATACCGGACCTAGCGATCGTCCTTTATCAGCTGGGGAAATTTTTGCTCTGTTTCTCTTGGTATCGACTTTTGTCGGTTGTTTACTCCTAGCTTTAGTCGTAGCTATAGTTAGGGGTGATAGTCTCAGTATAACTTAA
- the ribE gene encoding riboflavin synthase, translated as MFTGLVESLGQIVFLDSDHLQITIDNHQGNIISDLVLGDSVAVDGICLTAEKILSNGFIASVSPETTKRSILGYRENSAKYSNLETSLRVGGKLGGHFVTGHVDGVGCLAEVTNTSNAWEMTFTSTESLRDMWLSAIAPYLVSKGSIAVNGISLTIADCDADGNWFTVAVIPHTYQQTNLYYLQPGNWVNLESDILGKYVNRFLQHRLAITPTVDDLDLSFLAEHGYLA; from the coding sequence GTGTTTACAGGATTAGTGGAAAGTTTAGGTCAAATCGTGTTTTTAGACTCGGATCATCTACAAATAACCATAGATAATCATCAAGGAAACATAATCTCTGACCTAGTTTTAGGGGATAGTGTCGCCGTAGATGGTATTTGTTTAACAGCAGAAAAAATCCTTAGTAATGGTTTTATTGCTAGCGTCTCACCAGAAACTACTAAACGCAGTATTTTAGGATATAGAGAAAATAGCGCTAAATATAGTAATTTAGAAACTTCTTTACGTGTAGGTGGTAAACTCGGGGGACATTTTGTTACAGGTCATGTGGATGGTGTAGGTTGTTTAGCAGAGGTTACCAACACATCTAACGCTTGGGAAATGACCTTTACCTCAACCGAGAGTTTACGGGATATGTGGTTAAGTGCGATCGCTCCTTATTTAGTCAGTAAAGGCAGTATAGCGGTCAATGGTATCAGTTTGACTATAGCCGATTGTGATGCTGATGGCAATTGGTTTACTGTAGCGGTGATTCCCCATACATATCAACAAACTAATCTTTATTACCTTCAACCTGGTAATTGGGTAAATCTTGAGAGTGATATTCTTGGTAAATACGTTAATCGTTTTTTACAGCATCGTTTAGCGATAACTCCTACAGTTGATGATCTTGATCTCTCTTTTTTAGCTGAACATGGTTACTTAGCTTAG
- a CDS encoding PDZ domain-containing protein has translation MKDRKFWRPTSSHIVALIAGCAISLSGVRVLASLADPVPNSTFLVPTESTTQVAVAPISANSFVADAVAQTGPAVVRIDTEKLVTRGLNPLFEDPFFRDFFGGQFAAPPQQEKIVGQGSGFIISNDGIILTNAHVVSDAEKVTVTLKDGRSFEGTVKGTDEVTDLAVVQIAPAGDDLPIAPLGDSDQVRVGDWAIAVGNPVGLNNTVTLGIISTLSRSSAQVGIPDKRIDFLQTDAAINPGNSGGPLLNDQGEVIGINTAIRADAMGIGFAIPINKAKELQEILATGQEVPHPYIGVQMITLTPELARENNNDPNSPLFMPEVPGVLVVRVLPSTPAQTAGIRMGDVITKVNGQPVTDGSQLQSLVEAAGVNQNLKLSVIRGDRTLEITVKTAQLGSQT, from the coding sequence ATGAAGGATCGTAAGTTTTGGCGTCCAACCAGTAGTCATATAGTAGCCTTAATCGCAGGTTGTGCGATCTCATTGAGTGGGGTCAGAGTTTTAGCATCTCTGGCTGATCCAGTACCTAATTCTACGTTTTTAGTACCTACTGAGTCAACTACTCAAGTGGCGGTAGCGCCTATTTCGGCTAATAGTTTTGTTGCTGATGCAGTTGCTCAAACAGGTCCTGCGGTAGTGCGTATAGATACAGAAAAGCTAGTAACTAGAGGTTTAAATCCTCTATTTGAAGACCCCTTTTTCCGAGATTTTTTCGGTGGACAATTTGCCGCACCTCCCCAACAAGAGAAAATAGTGGGTCAGGGTTCTGGTTTTATTATCAGCAATGATGGTATTATTTTAACCAATGCTCACGTAGTTAGCGATGCCGAAAAAGTTACCGTTACTCTTAAAGATGGTCGAAGCTTTGAAGGAACGGTTAAAGGTACTGATGAGGTTACAGATTTAGCGGTAGTACAAATTGCTCCTGCAGGAGATGATTTACCCATCGCTCCTTTGGGTGATTCTGATCAAGTTAGGGTAGGAGACTGGGCGATCGCCGTTGGTAATCCTGTGGGTTTAAATAACACCGTTACTTTAGGGATTATTAGTACTTTATCTCGTTCTAGTGCTCAAGTAGGTATTCCTGATAAACGTATCGACTTTTTACAAACCGATGCGGCGATTAACCCTGGTAATTCTGGTGGTCCACTGTTAAACGATCAAGGAGAGGTTATCGGTATTAATACAGCGATTCGTGCTGATGCTATGGGTATTGGCTTTGCTATACCTATTAATAAGGCTAAAGAGTTACAAGAGATTTTAGCCACAGGTCAAGAAGTACCTCATCCCTATATCGGTGTACAGATGATTACTCTCACTCCTGAATTAGCTAGAGAAAATAATAATGATCCTAATTCTCCTTTATTTATGCCTGAAGTGCCAGGAGTGTTAGTAGTAAGAGTTCTTCCCTCAACTCCGGCGCAAACTGCAGGTATTCGGATGGGTGATGTGATTACTAAGGTTAATGGTCAACCTGTTACCGATGGTAGTCAATTACAGTCTTTGGTAGAAGCTGCAGGAGTTAATCAAAACCTGAAACTGTCGGTGATTCGAGGCGATCGCACTTTAGAAATAACCGTTAAAACAGCTCAACTAGGTAGTCAAACTTAA
- a CDS encoding glutamate racemase — protein sequence MLQKMSQKIGVFDSGVGGLTVLRQLYQQLPQESILYFADTARLPYGNRSQAEILQFVREILTWMSAERVKMVIMACNTSSALALETVRSEFDIPILGIILPGARAAVNIGEKIGVIATPATANSGAYSQAIQEIKPHATVLEVGCPPFVPLIEQNRVYHPHSHRVVKHYLQPLLAAEIDTLIYGCTHYRHLENVILDIIPPHIQLVDPATYVVTAAMRELKMLGLKNYRIPEPTRFCVSGCPKQFAMLSKQWLGFTPRVEKISLPVIPVDSLARISRNIPTFGE from the coding sequence ATGTTACAAAAGATGAGCCAGAAAATTGGCGTTTTTGATAGTGGTGTGGGTGGATTGACTGTTTTAAGACAACTTTATCAACAACTTCCCCAAGAATCTATTCTCTATTTTGCTGATACAGCGAGACTTCCCTATGGTAATCGTTCCCAAGCAGAAATTTTACAATTTGTGCGTGAAATTCTCACTTGGATGAGTGCAGAACGAGTCAAAATGGTGATCATGGCTTGTAATACCAGTTCGGCTTTAGCTTTAGAAACGGTACGCTCTGAGTTTGATATACCCATTCTCGGGATTATTTTACCAGGTGCTCGTGCCGCGGTAAACATAGGAGAAAAAATAGGGGTGATCGCTACTCCTGCTACAGCTAATAGTGGTGCTTATAGTCAAGCTATACAAGAAATCAAACCTCATGCTACTGTATTAGAAGTGGGTTGTCCCCCTTTTGTCCCCTTAATCGAACAAAACCGAGTTTATCACCCCCATTCCCACAGAGTGGTAAAACATTATCTACAACCTTTATTAGCAGCAGAAATCGATACTCTGATTTATGGTTGTACCCATTATCGCCATTTAGAAAACGTGATCCTTGATATTATTCCCCCACATATTCAACTAGTCGATCCTGCTACTTATGTAGTTACAGCAGCGATGCGAGAATTAAAAATGTTGGGTTTAAAAAATTATCGCATTCCTGAGCCCACTCGTTTCTGTGTTAGTGGTTGTCCGAAACAATTCGCTATGTTATCTAAACAATGGTTGGGTTTTACTCCTCGGGTAGAAAAAATTTCTTTACCAGTTATCCCGGTAGATAGTCTTGCTAGAATAAGCAGAAATATTCCTACGTTTGGAGAGTAG
- a CDS encoding FAD-binding protein, which yields MYRDYLIIGGGISGLIAAKTLHNQGKTVTILDKGRGIGGRLATRRLNYDNSLIGVIDYGAPHFTAQSATFQNIVQEWLEIGLVKIWSTGFNMDNQTYYCGVESNRAIAKYLALDLDVHTSTRVTHLEWRDTHWQVYTETGKIFTGQKLLLTPPVPQTLAILDDSQILLEPEIREKLNQVSYHPCIAILALFSQPNLIPSPGGLWLEGNPLKWISCNHQKGISPSGYGVTLYASSEYSQTNWDKDDHSIVQDLLASAATWLNSEILTYQVHRWRYSQADQVYGEPYLEITKPGTLILAGDGFLGSHLEDAVLSGLAAGNYLN from the coding sequence ATGTACAGAGATTATCTGATTATTGGTGGTGGAATTAGTGGACTAATAGCAGCTAAAACCCTACACAATCAAGGAAAGACAGTAACTATCCTCGATAAAGGTAGAGGTATTGGTGGACGTCTAGCTACACGTAGATTAAATTATGATAATTCCCTGATAGGTGTAATCGACTATGGCGCACCTCATTTTACTGCTCAATCAGCCACCTTTCAGAATATAGTACAAGAATGGTTAGAAATTGGTTTAGTTAAAATCTGGTCAACTGGTTTTAATATGGACAACCAAACTTATTATTGTGGAGTAGAAAGTAATCGGGCGATCGCTAAATATCTAGCTCTTGATTTAGACGTACACACAAGTACTAGAGTTACCCATCTAGAATGGCGAGATACTCATTGGCAAGTATATACAGAAACAGGTAAAATCTTTACAGGTCAAAAGTTATTATTAACTCCTCCTGTACCGCAAACTCTAGCAATATTAGATGATTCTCAAATCTTACTAGAACCAGAAATTAGAGAAAAATTAAATCAAGTCAGCTATCATCCCTGTATCGCTATATTAGCTTTATTTTCCCAACCTAACCTGATTCCTTCACCAGGGGGATTATGGTTAGAGGGAAACCCCCTCAAGTGGATTAGTTGCAATCATCAAAAGGGAATTTCTCCTTCTGGTTATGGAGTGACTCTCTACGCTAGTTCAGAATATAGTCAAACTAATTGGGATAAAGATGATCATAGCATTGTGCAAGACTTGTTAGCTAGTGCTGCAACTTGGTTAAACTCTGAGATACTAACTTATCAAGTACACCGTTGGCGTTATAGTCAAGCTGATCAAGTCTATGGAGAACCCTATCTAGAGATTACTAAACCAGGTACATTGATTTTAGCAGGAGATGGTTTTCTTGGTTCTCACCTAGAAGATGCAGTCTTATCTGGTTTAGCTGCTGGAAATTATCTTAATTAA
- a CDS encoding fatty acid desaturase has protein sequence MVSILDQKLISRAQYAKKLRPLMPAEAFEPSNNSIIILLINGLILLLGWGIADKLDQWSWYWLWLYLPIILIMANAIPVIAFTTHEILHSKTIKKSPLKQIIAFLGVSMQWVTPTFWKAVHNREHHNKTNSLNDPDRNYLASQPPSWAKFIQNQFIPSAEVNRLRLILGMGFVWTAHNLRNFISAFFYTDGSAVHSPAPFTLTPRERRKVIWELLIVIAIHGAIITYLDFHPLKLFLGYFLPLWLGDTIKMFYIYTNHMLCQMTEINDPLINSVSLKMPKFFDLLHVNFSYHTEHHIFPFMNSDYYPMLQELIQTHYPDRINVIDVGEVWRLMLTTPRHYQDSHTFTDWDGQKSVPCPLTKL, from the coding sequence ATGGTTTCAATTCTCGATCAAAAGCTGATTTCTAGGGCACAATACGCCAAAAAACTACGTCCTTTGATGCCAGCTGAAGCTTTCGAGCCTAGCAACAATAGCATCATTATTTTACTGATCAACGGGCTAATTTTACTCTTAGGTTGGGGAATCGCTGATAAACTAGACCAATGGTCATGGTATTGGCTGTGGCTTTATCTACCTATAATCCTAATCATGGCTAATGCTATACCAGTAATAGCATTTACTACACACGAAATTTTACACAGCAAAACGATTAAAAAATCCCCATTAAAACAAATCATCGCTTTTTTAGGCGTATCGATGCAGTGGGTGACTCCTACCTTCTGGAAAGCGGTACATAATCGAGAACATCATAACAAGACTAACTCCTTGAATGATCCTGATCGCAATTATTTAGCTTCTCAACCTCCTAGTTGGGCAAAATTTATCCAAAATCAGTTTATCCCTTCTGCTGAAGTTAATCGTTTACGGTTAATTTTGGGTATGGGTTTTGTGTGGACTGCTCATAATCTACGTAACTTTATTTCAGCCTTTTTTTATACAGATGGTTCAGCTGTTCACTCTCCTGCTCCTTTTACTCTGACTCCTAGGGAACGTCGTAAGGTCATTTGGGAATTATTGATAGTTATAGCAATCCATGGAGCGATTATCACTTATTTAGATTTTCATCCCCTTAAATTGTTTTTGGGCTATTTCTTACCCCTCTGGTTAGGTGATACTATCAAAATGTTCTATATCTACACCAATCATATGCTTTGTCAAATGACCGAAATCAATGACCCCCTGATTAACAGTGTGTCTTTAAAAATGCCCAAGTTCTTTGATTTATTACACGTCAATTTTTCCTACCACACAGAACACCACATTTTCCCCTTCATGAACTCTGACTATTACCCAATGCTGCAAGAGTTGATTCAAACCCACTACCCAGATAGAATCAACGTAATCGACGTAGGGGAAGTCTGGCGATTGATGTTAACTACTCCTCGTCATTATCAAGATAGTCATACTTTTACAGATTGGGATGGTCAAAAATCTGTACCCTGTCCTTTGACAAAATTATAA
- a CDS encoding acyl-CoA desaturase: MTLHFASTQKQQYSLPVLIGYWLGPVFIIICHLGAIIPIFTGLSLGAWLWVFFLYLIRMLAITACYHRLLTHKAYKTPAWVKWIGCLIASSAGQMGPSWWKGHHEDHHNYVDQVGDPHSSVQGFIWSHMGWLLSNNFIPSKLPADVEQDPVLKIMDRLHFLPLLGLGLISFMIGGLEYLGAFFLSTTILFHGVALVNSVCHKFGSTPFKTDDYSKNNWWVAVLTLGEGWHNLHHALPWSANQGITVKDGQIKYLFDPTYQFIRLLQVMGIASALKLPSSEKVLENI, translated from the coding sequence ATGACGTTACATTTTGCATCAACCCAGAAACAACAATATTCTCTACCAGTTTTAATTGGCTATTGGCTGGGTCCTGTATTCATCATTATTTGTCATCTGGGGGCGATTATACCCATATTTACTGGACTTTCACTAGGAGCATGGTTATGGGTTTTTTTCTTATACTTAATTAGGATGTTGGCTATTACAGCTTGCTATCATAGACTCTTAACTCATAAAGCCTATAAAACACCAGCTTGGGTAAAATGGATAGGTTGCTTAATAGCTTCATCAGCGGGACAAATGGGACCTAGTTGGTGGAAAGGACATCATGAAGATCACCATAATTACGTAGATCAAGTTGGTGATCCTCATTCATCGGTTCAAGGATTTATTTGGTCTCACATGGGTTGGTTATTATCTAATAATTTTATCCCCTCTAAATTACCTGCTGATGTTGAACAAGATCCTGTGCTAAAAATAATGGATCGTCTTCATTTTCTACCCTTACTTGGTTTAGGGTTAATCTCATTTATGATCGGGGGATTAGAGTATTTAGGGGCTTTTTTCTTAAGTACAACCATTTTATTTCATGGTGTTGCTTTAGTTAATTCTGTCTGTCATAAATTTGGTTCAACACCTTTTAAAACTGATGACTATAGTAAGAATAATTGGTGGGTAGCTGTTCTGACTTTAGGGGAAGGTTGGCATAATCTTCATCACGCTTTACCCTGGTCAGCTAATCAAGGTATAACTGTTAAAGATGGTCAAATTAAATATCTTTTTGATCCTACCTATCAATTTATCAGATTGCTGCAAGTAATGGGTATAGCTTCAGCACTAAAACTACCCTCTTCAGAAAAAGTCTTAGAAAATATCTAG
- a CDS encoding N-acetylmuramoyl-L-alanine amidase, translating into MKSRWLLLSLFGIFLGYAPADAAKLLSWRFDTNQNQLTIKTDTGVQPVVKLIQNPTRLVIDLPGTVADLSQANQMVGGAIKSVRVGQFEVNIARLVIELEEGYTINPEEVKIRGLSSSQWVLDVPQPVQITESTPTVTNQEETTETSLTVNPAPVDFESRDFQVTQNGLFVRFEKREGSQITVNRSRDRREITIDLTGATLPQDLANRVIELNEYDVNQIEFVQTSETTARLILKVSEDSPDWLASYSRLGEGGLVLLPRSRTARSRESVVTARTNPTRNNYTPPTPTQTQTQTRAIVQGVTLAANNSELMINSDQKVEAQGTWRANGVYEVRLRNAQLASDFINPQMTANSPISRLRVWQESDDTVVVLVHPALGVHLDGNIEQPSEQMLILRLREFSRVTRAIDPVPTPPSNDPPLGRAWERVNNGRQTPNEKIVVVIDPGHGGKDPGAIGINGVREKDLILPISQEVARILEQQGIQVIMTRNNDQYVSLQDRARMANRANADLFISIHANSMGMNRPDVNGLETYYLQDGLRLAESIHNTILKNVDVRNRGVRRARFYVLRHTQMPAVLVEIGFLTGKEDAAKLANAAYRQQMAESIAAGILSYVRSKK; encoded by the coding sequence GTGAAATCTCGTTGGTTATTACTGAGTTTGTTCGGTATTTTTTTAGGTTACGCTCCCGCTGATGCAGCTAAATTGCTCTCATGGCGTTTTGATACTAATCAAAATCAATTGACGATTAAAACGGATACAGGAGTACAACCCGTTGTTAAATTGATTCAAAATCCAACTCGTCTCGTTATCGATTTACCTGGAACAGTAGCAGATCTCTCCCAAGCTAATCAAATGGTAGGAGGAGCGATTAAATCCGTTAGGGTAGGACAATTTGAAGTCAATATAGCCCGTTTGGTGATTGAATTGGAGGAAGGTTATACCATTAATCCCGAAGAAGTAAAAATACGTGGGTTATCCTCTAGTCAGTGGGTTCTCGATGTACCTCAACCCGTGCAAATTACAGAGTCAACCCCTACTGTAACTAATCAAGAAGAGACAACAGAGACAAGTTTAACGGTAAATCCTGCTCCTGTAGATTTTGAGTCTAGAGATTTTCAGGTTACGCAAAATGGATTGTTTGTGCGTTTTGAGAAAAGAGAAGGAAGTCAAATTACGGTTAATCGTAGTAGAGATCGCCGTGAAATCACTATAGACTTAACTGGAGCTACTTTACCCCAAGATTTAGCTAATAGAGTAATTGAGCTGAATGAATATGATGTTAATCAAATCGAGTTTGTGCAAACCTCCGAGACAACAGCTCGTTTAATTCTCAAGGTTTCCGAAGATAGTCCAGATTGGCTCGCTTCTTACAGTAGATTAGGAGAAGGTGGATTAGTCTTGTTACCGAGGTCGAGAACTGCTAGATCTAGAGAAAGTGTCGTTACCGCGAGAACTAATCCAACCAGAAATAATTATACACCCCCAACGCCAACCCAGACTCAAACTCAAACCAGAGCAATAGTCCAAGGAGTGACTCTCGCTGCTAATAACTCGGAATTGATGATTAATAGCGACCAAAAAGTTGAAGCACAGGGGACTTGGCGCGCTAATGGAGTCTATGAAGTTCGCTTACGCAATGCTCAATTAGCTTCTGATTTTATTAATCCGCAGATGACCGCTAATAGTCCTATCTCCCGTTTACGAGTTTGGCAAGAAAGCGATGATACAGTAGTAGTTTTAGTACATCCTGCACTAGGAGTGCATCTAGATGGTAATATTGAACAACCTTCTGAGCAAATGTTAATACTCAGACTCAGGGAATTTAGTAGAGTTACTAGAGCGATTGATCCTGTACCCACTCCACCTAGTAATGACCCTCCTTTAGGGAGAGCTTGGGAAAGGGTTAATAATGGTCGTCAGACACCTAATGAGAAAATCGTAGTGGTTATCGATCCAGGACATGGTGGGAAAGATCCAGGAGCGATCGGGATTAATGGTGTTAGAGAAAAAGATCTCATTTTACCTATTTCTCAGGAAGTAGCCAGAATCTTGGAACAACAAGGGATACAAGTAATTATGACTCGCAATAATGACCAATACGTGAGTCTCCAAGATCGAGCGAGAATGGCTAATCGTGCTAACGCTGACTTGTTTATTAGTATTCACGCTAATTCTATGGGGATGAATCGTCCTGATGTGAATGGATTAGAGACTTATTATTTACAGGATGGTTTACGATTGGCTGAGTCTATCCATAATACTATTCTCAAAAACGTCGATGTGCGCAATCGTGGGGTGAGACGCGCTCGCTTTTATGTATTACGACATACTCAAATGCCCGCGGTTTTGGTGGAAATAGGCTTCTTAACTGGTAAGGAAGATGCAGCTAAATTAGCTAATGCAGCCTATCGTCAACAAATGGCAGAATCCATCGCCGCAGGTATTTTAAGTTATGTTCGTAGTAAAAAGTAA